Within Rhododendron vialii isolate Sample 1 chromosome 12a, ASM3025357v1, the genomic segment ACGGACATTAGGTTCACTGGGGATTGGTGTACGTAGATAGAAGATCACATAGACGATTTTTAAGTTAAAGGAAATCGGAAGATAGGAGATGATGTGATTGGCGGTTAGCCAGACGAATGATATTTAAATGGGATTCTTGGAGGTTATGCAATGAATCCGAATCTGTTGGAAGTTATCCACAGAGTCCAGTTTGGGACAAAAGAAATGAAGCCAGGGTATGTCAGTTGATTATCGATTTGAAACCTTAGGATATGGTATTGTGTGATCGCTCTTTTTGAATAGGAGATAAAATGGTGATGTGTATTATAGTACCAGGTTATGGTCTATACACTCCCAAGGTTACGGCTAGTTCCTTATGGGTCCAGTTGTTACAGTTAGTTCCCTGGGGAATTCATCCTTGCGAGGCGGTCGATAACTCCGATTAAGTAAATAACTTAGGCCGTTTCATCAGGGCTCCCGATTAGGGCAAGCAAGGGGGAGTGGTATCACGAATGGCCATAGTCCTAGTGGTTAGCATGGGAGGATGTTTCTCAAGGGTAGAGATTCTAGATTTCACTAAGTTAAAGGCTAGTAATTGAAATTGATCGCTTGCTACTTTAATTGTTCTTACTTTAACTGTATTATACATGcctttgtttgtaagttatgggtttcgggttggttttggctattgagcgtcatcgctcacggtactatatTGTCCtagtaactcgaacgccaggtattCAAGACGGAACGAGAAGTGTCATACGACTCGATCGAGTTCAACCCTATTGAGGAAGTAGTTGATAATCTAGGTTTTCGTGCGCGTACTCGCTCTGACAAATTTAAgtcaactttattttgaaagctttcaagtttatttggaaattgtaatagTTTTGATTTATTCAAAAACGACtgtaatataatgacatatgcttttgaaatggtgatgtagtaaatttatgaatttcttttgtaaaaataatcttttaaatattttattaatgtctCTAAATTTTTGGGGCGTTACATTAATGAAATCCATTAATCATTTGAACAGAAAAAGGCGCTTTGATTAATAGAAGATAAAGttgagagtaaaattgattttttttgaaaagtttgagagtttaattgaaatttaaagtaaaggtttgggggtattttgaattttttcccccAATACACCAATATACATCTGAactgtctctccctctctctcgctcgcgTCCATGGCTTCCTCTATCTCACACCCACCACCACTGCTCACATTATCACAGAAATCAACCCATCCGAAGCTCTCACCCAACCCAATCACCAAGGTTTTACACTTCCAGTTAAATTCATTCCAATCCTCTCCCCATCTGGGTCCTCTCCTCACCGCTCAAAAACCCCTTATTCTCTCTCCAACAAGAGTTTCTTCACGCGGGTCTCTCGATTCCACACATGAAATCGAGCCTCTATCCCCCTTTGAGGAAAAACCAGTAAAATTCCTCTTCTGGGTGTTCTTTTGGGCATCTCTATCCCTTGCCTGTTTAGCTGCATCAGGTGATGCCAAAGCTGCTCTTGCTGCCGACTCCATTAGAGCCTCGGGCTTCGGTGTGAAGGTTGCGAACTCGTTGCGGGGCTGGGGTTGGCCCGATGAGGCTGTTGTGTTGGCCCTAGCTACACTTCCGGTAATTGAGCTTCGTGGGGCTATTCCTGTTGGGTACTGGTTGCAACTCAGTCCTTTAATCTTGACGGTCTTGGCTGTTATTGGGTTAGTCTCTTTTTAAtctatttgagtttttttttttaataactttaTTCCGACTTGCTGAAGATTGAATGGGTGATTTTTATCGTCCAAATTTAGATTCAGGAAGTACACTACATTTAAGGTAAGGGtcgtccaatttttttttattggttttccACGTTTACCCTGTTTGATAAAATATGGGGGGAAAGGCTAGAACACATCACTCCTAAAAAGTGCATAATCAATCTCTAAGTACACCTTCATAATCAATCTTTTACTATGAGTAACATATTCTGATTACAAGCCTTTTCTTTATCTAGCACGTATAAACCTAGAAGAAGGACCGATCGAACGATCAAAATAGGTGTCTTGAAGTAAGTTTATAAGGTCAAAAGATATCAGTCCAATCTAAAAGTGGAAACAATTACGGGCGCAGTCATGAATTTCGTGTAATACAGGCAAATACTCAATTTCATAAGCCACTAAGAGCAAGTCTCTAATTTTTAACAGTGTTTAGATAATTTATGATTTTAGAGGAATCCATTGTGTAATAATACTATACAACACACGGAGGGATCAGTGGTTCAGAGTAGGAGAAAGGAGAACAACTGAACGAAGGGAACAGAGGAGGAGGCTGTCCATTTCCATCTATATGCAAAGTTCCGATGACTATCCCACATACATTGGGAAATCCAATTGTGGAAATTTTGAAGTTgaccaaatttctaattttgaCAAATCTTTGTCCTATTGGATTGGGATGATTTGTGTTTGCTTTTTGTTTGTTGAAAACCTCAACAGTGTCTGTTTTGAATTTCATagagagtcttttttttttttttttttcgatgtgaggattatatatttatattgatGACGGTGAGATTGCcgattaatttttgaaaaagtacgACAAAATGCGATAGCAACAGTGATCGTCTGGCTCCACTCATGAAAGGAACTTAATGCTCTAGCAATGAACAACCATGTGATTTCATCACGATTGAATTATGATCTAATGATGTATGACTTAACCacattttgaatattttactgTTCAGAATGTTTTCATATCAACATCTTTGGTAATTTCATAGATCCGCAGTATATCCACCTATTTATATTTTAGGCCCACGTTGACCAAAAGTCTCTTTCCAATAATGGCAGAGCAAATTGGTTTTTGCATTTTAGAAATTCACTGGATTGAGGGAGGAATAGATCCATCAGAAAACAGACTATCGCACATTGAGCTTGCATGGCCTGTTCACTTACCTATTCTATTGGATATAGTTTACCTAGGGAGAAGTACCTCACCATAGAAGTGCTCAATAGGGAGCTCAGTCACTCAGGTAAGTTAGTCAAATCTGCAGCTCGAGCGCCATTGCCAAGGAAGGCCTAAAATGAGGGTGCCACTTTTGCATAGTGAGAGAGTTGTTTGCTATCATCTGAGGTCCTCCAGCAAGAGCTCTTTTGTAGTCCTCGCTGTCAATCAACTTGAGGATGAAGTAGTTGTGTTTGGAACCACATCGAAATCGACTGTCATTAGAAAAGCACTACAAATCTCATAACTTATTTTCGCCGGAAAAGTCTGATCCACTAAAATCACAGGGTTTATAACATAACCATTAACCACACACCCTCATAAATAAGAGCTTTTTTGGTGATACAATTTACAATCCTTTGCATCATTCACTACAAAACCTCATAATATTGCTTATTGTAGGTCGGCTTGTATTGTAGATTTATCCAAATAAGTGTGGTTGTAGTGATTTTGAAGAAATGCACTCCTCAATTTGCTGACACGTATAGCTTGATGACTTTGCCTTCTTCAACTTCCGCTTACTTAGATAAGGGAGTGATTGTGTTTAAAAATGCAGTTAAGTGGTCCAAGTTTCTAGTGGACTTTCTTTGATCAATTTTCCTGTTCTATCTTCATGACCTactaaataaaaatttgagGAACATAGTCACACTTTTTTCCCTTGCTAATTTGCTGTGGTCATCTATCTGATAATTGAGAAGCCATTACTTCAGTTTGGAATGTTGCTGGTTTGGTGAGCTTGAGTGTAACTAATCTTGGGGCCACAATTGTAGGAACATGGTTCCTGTGCCCTTCATTGTACTCTATTTGAAGAAATTTGCAACTTTCCTTTCGAGGAAGAGCCCTTCTGCATCTCGTTTGCTTGAGCTGTTATTTGAGAAGGCCAAGGAAAAGGCTGGCCCCGTGGAAGAGTTTCAATGGCTTGGTTTGATGCTGTTTGTGGCTGTGCCATTCCCTGGAACAGGGGCATGGACTGGAGCTATCATAGCTTCCATTCTCGATATGCCGTTCTGGTGTGCTGTTTCAGCAAACTTCTGTGGTGTGGTGTTCGCCGGGCTTTTGGTGAACTTGCTGGTGAATCTTGGGCTCAAGTATGCCATTGTAACTGGTATTATTTTGTTTGCTGTTTCCACTTTCATGTGGAGAATCCTTAGGAATCTTAAAAGATCTCTCAGCTCATCAAAGTGATATGGTACTCTGGACGACAGGTAACtaatgatttttaacataaaataCCCCAATtcattgggacataaggcttaCTTAGATTTATTTACAGTACACTGAAACTATATATTGTGGTATTGTGGCTGTCACctattataaaaaaagaaaagaaaatgtgttttagatTATATACGACGGTAATGataaattttagtattttaaataTGAACCAATGACATCATCCTTATCTCTCTATCTCACACGTGCGCATCATACATGGATTTTTTGGGGAAGTACTGGAACTGGGCCATTATGTTTTGCACATATGATTGATTAGCAAGACTCCTAAATTTACCTAATCTTGATTGTTAATAGACTCTGGTAAATTTATGCTCATATTCATTTATAccattatatatatgtatcatcTTAAGCTTGGCaatttattcatttttgatAAATTCATCACACAAATCAAACGACAAATGTATCATATTAGattatttatctctctctctctctctctctctctctctctctctctctctctctttttaaatATAACATCTATTATAAATTATTGGTTTGGTTCCATTGTTGTTTATCTACCCTTGATTCTTGTAAGCTGTACTTGTATGCTGAAATCCTGTACTTTTGACATAGATTGAAGGAGATGTTGAATTCTTGGCCTAGCTGAATGTAAGTAATATATTTATGGTGCCGTTGACGGCTAGTTCAGTACCGGTTGGAGGTAGTTAAACGTATGAAATGAATGTCTGAGTCATTGGGTTTATTTTAGAAACTCTTTTTTTGCTCAGCTGATTTATTTTACTAGAATTGACTAGTAGGAAGTAGGAGGTAGCTTTGGTCTCTGCTTTCACGGAATGATCACGGGGAGTGAAGCGAATTTACGTTAATAGAATGCTGTGTAGTCTGTAGAATAGTGAAAGCAAAATACGGGCAGAAGCAGATACGTTGGTTAAAAATGGGATAGGCAGATTGGCAGCAACCCATAAAATAAGACAATCCCCGTGGTCTTGttagaatcttttttttttttttttttttggggtaattaaACCATTTTAAAAAGCAAACCAACCAAGAACAAAGGAGAATCCCAACATACAACGGGAACCCAGGCAAAACTAACACATTCCTAGCTGCTTAGGAAAACCAGAAACCAAAACCCAACAAAGAAAAGATTTACAGAGAAAAAATGCGGGAACTAAGACTCCAAGACCAAGCTAACAACCTCGGTCTTGTTAGAATCTTGATATGCAAATGCACATTACTTTCTTGCTTCTCACCCGtcataaatttacaagaatCATCCAATTTCGTGTTCCTTCTTACGGTTTGGGGCTTTTGTTCTAAAGGTGAAGAATGTGCCGGGGCTTTTGTTCTGGAGGTGAAGAATGAGGCACGAAGTCGGGCCACAGGAAAGAATTGGATGTGGGTTGACTGGTGGCTGCAAAATACTACTCCACTATACTTGTGTAATGGCTGCAGTTTAAGGTTTTGGGTTCACTAATTATGAGTGTGTTTAGAGGTTTTATTTTGTCAACCTCTAACTTAGAGTTCAAGTTTTAGCTAACTTCAAATCAGATGTAtcataatttaattttctaTGCTAGAATATACTCCATCCCTTTCCATTTGCTTGTCCATTGTTTGATTCCTCGTTCTATTTTAATTGGATAGAAAATtgcttatatattttaattggtgttactttttatatgcaatatgaatcttgtttgacaTACTGTATTTCAATTAGATCTATTAAAAAAAGTTCTAGAAAGGTAAAGTGACAATTAAGtgagagatataagcaattCAAAAGTGACGAATTCTTGGAAAGAACTAACGAATTGGGACACAGAGAGTAATAGTTTTGGAGAAGCAAAAAGGCGTAGTGCTAAGGGAACTTTAGGAGTTATGGGGTTCAACGAATCAACAAACTTagttacaatattttttttattggcaaaagtCATTTTTGGAATAGTAAGATTAGCACATTCGAAAATTACTAGTTTAATTCCTGACCTCTTTACTCTTGACACGTAAGTGCACCGTTGATGTCAATATCatcacacacatacacac encodes:
- the LOC131311761 gene encoding uncharacterized protein LOC131311761 isoform X1, which gives rise to MASSISHPPPLLTLSQKSTHPKLSPNPITKVLHFQLNSFQSSPHLGPLLTAQKPLILSPTRVSSRGSLDSTHEIEPLSPFEEKPVKFLFWVFFWASLSLACLAASGDAKAALAADSIRASGFGVKVANSLRGWGWPDEAVVLALATLPVIELRGAIPVGYWLQLSPLILTVLAVIGNMVPVPFIVLYLKKFATFLSRKSPSASRLLELLFEKAKEKAGPVEEFQWLGLMLFVAVPFPGTGAWTGAIIASILDMPFWCAVSANFCGVVFAGLLVNLLVNLGLKYAIVTGIILFAVSTFMWRILRNLKRSLSSSK
- the LOC131311761 gene encoding uncharacterized protein LOC131311761 isoform X2, with protein sequence MASSISHPPPLLTLSQKSTHPKLSPNPITKVLHFQLNSFQSSPHLGPLLTAQKPLILSPTRVSSRGSLDSTHEIEPLSPFEEKPVKFLFWVFFWASLSLACLAASGDAKAALAADSIRASGFGVKVANSLRGWGWPDEAVVLALATLPVIELRGAIPVGYWLQLSPLILTVLAVIGFRKYTTFKEHGSCALHCTLFEEICNFPFEEEPFCISFA